The following proteins come from a genomic window of Aequorivita marisscotiae:
- the nusA gene encoding transcription termination factor NusA, which yields MENLALIDSFSEFKDDKQIDRVTLMAILEDVFRNALKKKYGSDDNFDIIVNPDKGDLEIWRNRVVVADGEVEDPNEEISISEARKIEPDFEIGEDVSEEVKLIDLGRRSILALRQNLISKIHEHDNTIIYKQFKDLEGEIYTAEVHHIRHRAVILLDDDGNEIILPKEKQIPSDFFRKGDNVRGIIESVDLKGNKPAIIMSRAAPIFLEKLFEQEIPEVFDGLITVKKVVRIPGEKAKVAVDSYDDRIDPVGACVGMKGSRIHGIVRELGNENIDVINYTSNLTLFITRALSPAKVTSVKIDEEKKRAEVILRPEEVSKAIGRGGHNIRLAGQLTGYEIDVLREGAEEDVELSEFSDEIEGWIIQEFHKIGLDTAKSVLEHDINDLVKRTDLEEETIRDVINILKEEFEE from the coding sequence ATGGAAAACTTAGCACTAATCGATTCTTTCTCGGAATTTAAAGACGACAAACAAATAGACAGAGTAACGCTTATGGCGATACTTGAAGACGTTTTCAGAAACGCGCTAAAAAAGAAATACGGAAGCGATGATAACTTTGATATTATTGTAAACCCAGATAAGGGCGATCTTGAAATATGGAGAAACCGTGTAGTTGTAGCCGATGGTGAAGTGGAAGATCCAAACGAGGAAATTTCAATAAGCGAAGCTCGAAAAATTGAGCCAGATTTTGAAATTGGTGAAGATGTTTCTGAAGAAGTAAAATTAATAGATCTTGGCCGTCGTTCAATATTGGCACTGCGCCAAAACCTTATTTCAAAAATTCACGAGCACGACAATACCATAATATATAAGCAGTTTAAAGATCTTGAAGGTGAAATTTACACCGCAGAGGTACATCATATTCGCCACCGTGCCGTTATTTTGTTAGACGACGATGGTAATGAAATTATTCTTCCAAAGGAAAAGCAAATTCCTTCAGATTTCTTTCGTAAAGGAGACAATGTTCGTGGAATAATTGAAAGTGTAGATTTAAAAGGAAACAAGCCTGCAATCATTATGAGCCGCGCAGCGCCAATTTTCCTTGAAAAATTATTCGAGCAGGAAATCCCGGAAGTTTTTGACGGTTTAATCACGGTTAAAAAAGTAGTACGTATCCCAGGAGAAAAAGCAAAAGTTGCCGTAGATTCATACGATGATCGAATAGATCCCGTAGGAGCCTGTGTAGGTATGAAAGGTTCTAGAATTCACGGGATAGTACGCGAATTGGGCAATGAAAATATAGACGTAATAAACTACACCAGCAACCTTACCTTGTTTATAACCCGAGCGCTGAGCCCTGCAAAAGTTACCTCGGTGAAAATTGATGAAGAAAAAAAACGTGCCGAAGTTATTCTTCGCCCAGAAGAAGTAAGTAAAGCAATTGGTCGCGGGGGTCACAACATACGTCTTGCCGGACAATTAACAGGTTACGAAATAGATGTGCTTCGCGAAGGTGCCGAAGAAGATGTAGAGTTATCAGAATTCTCTGACGAAATTGAAGGTTGGATTATTCAAGAATTTCATAAAATTGGGCTGGATACAGCAAAAAGCGTCTTGGAACACGACATCAACGATTTGGTAAAACGTACCGATCTTGAAGAAGAAACAATTCGCGATGTAATAAATATATTAAAAGAAGAATTTGAAGAGTAG
- the rimP gene encoding ribosome assembly cofactor RimP has protein sequence MMREKVAQLLKSALDENKSLFLIDLNISEDNQIRVILDGDSGVTVEDCIAVSRQIEHNLDREEYDFSLEVMSAGISEPLTMPRQYKKNIGRTLKIRTKNDEKIEGELTTANEESCTLTWTAREPKPVGKGKITVQKEATLPYKDIMEAKVMITF, from the coding sequence ATGATGCGGGAAAAAGTAGCACAACTGCTTAAAAGTGCACTGGACGAAAACAAATCACTGTTTCTGATTGACCTAAATATTTCTGAAGACAACCAAATACGGGTCATCCTTGACGGCGATAGTGGTGTAACGGTGGAAGACTGTATTGCGGTTAGCCGCCAGATTGAGCACAATTTAGATAGAGAAGAATACGATTTTTCCTTAGAAGTAATGTCTGCCGGTATTTCAGAGCCCCTAACCATGCCCCGACAATACAAAAAAAATATAGGAAGAACCCTAAAAATAAGAACCAAAAACGACGAAAAAATTGAAGGCGAATTAACCACTGCCAACGAAGAAAGCTGTACCCTTACTTGGACTGCACGCGAACCAAAACCTGTTGGAAAAGGTAAAATTACCGTTCAAAAAGAGGCAACATTGCCTTATAAAGATATTATGGAAGCAAAAGTGATGATAACATTTTAA
- a CDS encoding universal stress protein, translating into MKRILVPTDFSEQAENALKVAITLAKKHNSEIYVLHSMEMPLHLATSSDSGNLPESLFFIKLVEKRFSELRQKPYLQGITLYETIGHDEIYEDIETTCAKNNIDLIVMGSTGASGFKEMFVGSNTEKVVRTSKIPVLVIKNNHPDFKVNDFIFATDFSEDGRGALDKAQKFAKKVGAKMHLLFVNTPGNFHTSVEAQKIMENFVRGMGVENYTLNIFNDNSVEKGILNFANHINAQLIGMGTHGRKGISHFFNGSISEDMVNHANMPVITFKI; encoded by the coding sequence ATGAAACGTATCTTAGTACCGACAGATTTTTCCGAACAGGCGGAAAACGCATTAAAAGTGGCCATTACTTTGGCAAAAAAGCACAATAGCGAAATATATGTTCTTCACTCTATGGAAATGCCGCTTCATCTGGCAACTTCGAGCGATTCGGGCAATCTTCCGGAGTCACTTTTCTTTATTAAACTTGTGGAAAAACGATTTAGCGAACTCAGGCAAAAACCCTATTTGCAAGGTATTACGCTGTATGAAACCATAGGCCACGACGAGATTTACGAAGATATTGAAACAACTTGCGCCAAAAACAATATAGATTTAATTGTAATGGGCTCTACTGGTGCAAGCGGTTTTAAAGAAATGTTTGTGGGAAGCAATACCGAAAAGGTAGTTCGCACCTCCAAAATTCCTGTATTGGTTATAAAGAATAATCATCCCGATTTTAAGGTAAACGATTTTATTTTTGCTACAGATTTTTCTGAAGATGGACGGGGCGCACTAGACAAGGCACAAAAATTTGCTAAAAAAGTGGGTGCCAAAATGCACCTGCTCTTTGTAAACACACCCGGTAACTTTCATACATCTGTTGAAGCCCAAAAAATAATGGAAAACTTTGTTCGCGGAATGGGCGTAGAAAATTACACGCTTAATATTTTTAACGATAACTCAGTAGAAAAAGGCATCCTCAATTTTGCCAACCACATAAATGCACAACTTATAGGGATGGGCACTCATGGCCGCAAAGGTATATCGCATTTTTTTAACGGCAGCATTAGTGAAGATATGGTAAACCACGCCAATATGCCGGTTATAACTTTTAAAATTTAA